One part of the Mariniblastus fucicola genome encodes these proteins:
- a CDS encoding vitamin K epoxide reductase family protein gives MSSISKDVLKTIEAVSGDGNNRVRVEFRRFSLPSNWFVAALAIPMLTALAISSYLTYVSVTASEIAGCTGGQLFDCAHVIYSKWSKVFGIPVSAMALGTYVAMIVAASVTCMKKLSSPVRLMAWSAVTGLAIAAALAALYFIYLQVFVLEHLCPWCLGAHACGLLIATAVLVSRTRIALPPLAAVSSLAAAGLAVMIGVQVNSEEVQMYETIDYVPTANAASGDDSTFAVAPEDFENAPVDDGMMLLPPGDDDLFMPPMDEEFEDEEDDSIETPSEDTSESDDDVAAVQVSQLRSLAKSGVDAACQLAAVRSPLASLMILQQSSQQEKEEASEADADADSEQDDADDQADSEDQNDAEAKKKPKQEKPEPRIVEFMGRKLNAHQWPVDGSPTAKYVFVEMFDYTCSHCRSTSEAIFKVKERMGDDLAVVVLPVPMNSRCNGAIKVDHLAHAEACEISTLAIAVWRCDPAKFSEFHKWLLDGKDAPSFAEALAKANEMVGEERLDKERKKKTAGAYVQRHCMMYKMLNGGAVPKLLFPKQAVQGAFTGVDALENLIKEQAGR, from the coding sequence ATGAGTTCCATAAGCAAAGACGTTTTGAAAACTATCGAAGCAGTATCCGGCGACGGCAACAATCGCGTCCGAGTCGAGTTTCGCCGTTTCTCCCTTCCGTCCAACTGGTTCGTCGCAGCGTTAGCCATTCCAATGCTGACCGCGTTAGCGATATCGTCCTACTTGACCTACGTGTCAGTGACAGCGTCCGAAATCGCGGGATGCACCGGAGGTCAACTGTTTGACTGTGCTCACGTGATCTACAGCAAATGGTCCAAAGTGTTCGGCATTCCTGTGAGCGCGATGGCGCTGGGAACCTATGTCGCGATGATCGTCGCCGCCTCGGTGACTTGCATGAAAAAGCTCTCCAGCCCTGTCCGCTTGATGGCCTGGTCCGCTGTGACTGGATTGGCGATCGCTGCCGCTCTGGCCGCACTTTACTTCATCTACTTGCAAGTTTTCGTTCTTGAGCACCTGTGTCCTTGGTGCCTTGGCGCTCACGCTTGCGGGCTGCTCATCGCTACCGCGGTTCTGGTGTCGCGGACTCGCATTGCACTGCCACCTCTTGCCGCCGTCTCGAGTCTTGCGGCCGCTGGTTTGGCTGTAATGATCGGAGTTCAGGTCAATTCCGAAGAAGTGCAGATGTATGAGACCATCGATTACGTCCCTACCGCGAATGCGGCTTCTGGTGATGATTCAACGTTCGCGGTCGCTCCGGAAGACTTCGAAAACGCGCCTGTGGATGACGGCATGATGCTGCTGCCGCCCGGGGACGACGATCTGTTCATGCCACCGATGGACGAGGAGTTTGAGGATGAAGAGGATGACTCGATCGAGACTCCCTCAGAAGACACCAGCGAATCAGACGATGACGTTGCGGCCGTCCAGGTTTCTCAGTTGCGATCACTCGCAAAATCGGGTGTGGATGCAGCCTGCCAGTTGGCTGCTGTTCGAAGTCCGCTCGCATCACTGATGATCCTGCAGCAATCGTCGCAGCAGGAAAAGGAAGAAGCCTCGGAAGCCGATGCGGACGCTGACTCTGAACAGGACGACGCAGACGACCAGGCAGATTCAGAAGACCAGAACGATGCTGAGGCCAAGAAGAAGCCCAAGCAGGAGAAGCCTGAGCCACGAATTGTTGAGTTCATGGGCCGCAAGCTCAACGCTCATCAGTGGCCTGTCGATGGAAGCCCGACTGCCAAGTACGTTTTCGTCGAAATGTTTGATTACACGTGCTCGCATTGTCGCTCAACCAGCGAAGCGATTTTCAAAGTCAAAGAAAGAATGGGGGACGACCTCGCCGTGGTTGTTCTGCCCGTGCCAATGAATTCGCGTTGCAACGGGGCGATCAAAGTTGATCATCTCGCTCACGCGGAGGCTTGCGAAATCTCGACGTTGGCCATTGCGGTTTGGCGTTGCGATCCTGCGAAGTTCTCTGAGTTTCACAAGTGGCTGCTTGACGGCAAAGACGCACCTTCGTTTGCGGAGGCGCTCGCAAAGGCCAATGAAATGGTGGGCGAAGAGCGTCTCGACAAAGAGCGAAAAAAGAAAACAGCCGGTGCTTATGTTCAACGCCATTGCATGATGTACAAGATGCTCAACGGTGGTGCTGTTCCGAAACTGCTATTCCCCAAACAGGCGGTTCAAGGTGCATTCACCGGAGTCGATGCCCTTGAGAATCTGATCAAGGAACAGGCTGGCAGGTAG
- a CDS encoding M13 family metallopeptidase has product MNCILRYSLSLLLVLSSAALSHAQDEQTAGLDTTSFNRDIRPQDDLFEFVNGTWLKNTPIPADKSNYGSFTKLADLSEERLKAIVEELSAADHPKGSDEQKVGDFFKAYMDVEKANELGAAPIQEELAKIDALESKEALIEHFGSLDQMGVSTPLGAYISQDAKVSTQYIVHLVQNGTTLPDRDYYLVRHEEKNESARAAYMQYVEKLVELTGSSIDGEEVFAFETRLADASWSNIKLRDAEGRYNKYKTEDLAKLTPGIDWSVLFEASGVEPGDEVIVNTPSYFEKLDEIMQQTSLETLKEYAKFHLIDRFAPYLSEPFVIAHFDLHRKELAGVTEQRPRWKRAIAAISGGRGFGALGEVVGKIYVQRHFKPEAKEKMDRLVKNLLKAFGTSIDGLAWMSDETKAKAKVKLSKIRTKIGYPTKWRDYSALEVEPADLVGNTIRSAKVEHDRQVQKLGKPIDREEWGMTPQTVNAYYNPTKNEIVFPAAILQTPFFSADTPAPLNYGGIGAVIGHEISHAFDDQGSRYDGDGNLNNWWTDADREAFEKLTTQLVEQYDGYEPLPGKFVKGDFTLGENIADLSGLEIAHRAMSFELDGKDPIEVAGWNQDQLFFVGWSRVWARKYREAEMMKRLLTDPHSPSAYRANGPVTNIDAFYKAFDLKEGDQLFKPESQRIKIW; this is encoded by the coding sequence ATGAATTGCATTCTCCGATATTCACTATCGTTGCTGCTTGTTCTCTCCAGCGCTGCACTTTCGCATGCCCAGGATGAACAAACGGCCGGACTCGATACAACTTCTTTCAACCGCGACATCCGACCCCAGGACGATCTTTTTGAGTTCGTCAACGGAACCTGGTTGAAGAATACTCCCATCCCAGCGGACAAATCCAACTACGGTTCGTTCACCAAACTGGCTGACCTTTCCGAAGAGCGTTTGAAAGCGATCGTCGAAGAGCTTTCGGCAGCCGACCATCCGAAGGGCAGCGACGAACAAAAAGTCGGTGACTTCTTCAAGGCTTACATGGATGTCGAAAAAGCCAACGAGCTTGGCGCGGCTCCGATTCAGGAAGAGCTTGCGAAAATCGACGCTCTGGAATCCAAAGAAGCTCTGATCGAGCATTTCGGATCGCTTGATCAAATGGGAGTTTCGACTCCACTGGGCGCCTATATCTCACAGGACGCCAAAGTCTCCACGCAGTACATCGTTCATCTGGTTCAGAACGGAACCACCTTGCCGGATCGAGACTACTACCTTGTGCGGCACGAAGAGAAAAACGAATCGGCACGAGCCGCTTACATGCAGTACGTCGAGAAACTGGTCGAGCTGACCGGCAGTTCGATCGACGGCGAAGAAGTCTTTGCTTTCGAAACCCGCCTCGCAGATGCGTCGTGGAGCAACATCAAACTTCGCGATGCCGAAGGCCGCTACAACAAATACAAAACGGAAGACCTTGCCAAATTGACTCCCGGAATCGACTGGAGCGTTTTGTTTGAAGCTTCCGGAGTCGAGCCCGGCGACGAAGTCATTGTCAACACGCCCAGCTATTTTGAAAAGCTGGATGAAATCATGCAGCAGACCTCTTTGGAAACGCTGAAGGAATACGCGAAGTTCCATTTGATCGATCGGTTTGCACCATACCTTTCAGAGCCCTTCGTGATCGCACATTTTGATTTGCATCGCAAGGAACTGGCCGGCGTAACCGAACAGCGCCCTCGTTGGAAACGTGCCATCGCGGCCATTTCCGGCGGTCGTGGTTTCGGAGCACTCGGTGAAGTCGTCGGAAAAATCTACGTCCAGCGTCACTTCAAACCCGAAGCCAAAGAGAAGATGGATCGCCTGGTCAAAAATCTGCTCAAAGCTTTTGGCACCAGCATCGACGGGCTCGCCTGGATGTCGGACGAAACGAAAGCCAAGGCGAAAGTTAAACTCAGCAAGATCCGCACGAAAATTGGTTACCCCACGAAGTGGCGTGACTACTCAGCACTCGAAGTCGAACCGGCCGATCTGGTTGGCAACACGATTCGCTCGGCGAAAGTCGAACACGATCGACAGGTGCAGAAACTTGGCAAACCAATTGATCGCGAAGAATGGGGTATGACGCCGCAAACCGTCAACGCCTACTACAACCCGACCAAGAACGAAATCGTTTTCCCGGCAGCCATCCTGCAGACTCCGTTTTTCTCGGCGGACACACCTGCCCCGCTAAACTACGGCGGCATCGGTGCGGTCATCGGTCACGAAATCAGCCACGCGTTTGACGATCAGGGAAGTCGCTACGATGGCGATGGAAACCTGAACAACTGGTGGACCGACGCGGACCGCGAAGCGTTCGAGAAGCTGACAACGCAACTGGTTGAGCAGTACGACGGCTATGAGCCACTGCCTGGTAAATTCGTCAAAGGCGACTTTACGCTGGGCGAAAACATTGCTGACCTTTCGGGCCTTGAGATCGCTCATCGCGCGATGTCATTTGAGCTCGACGGCAAAGATCCGATCGAAGTCGCCGGCTGGAATCAGGACCAGCTATTCTTCGTAGGCTGGTCGCGTGTTTGGGCTCGCAAGTATCGCGAAGCCGAAATGATGAAGCGTCTCCTGACCGATCCGCATTCACCGTCGGCTTATCGAGCCAACGGTCCGGTCACCAACATCGATGCGTTCTACAAAGCCTTCGATTTGAAAGAAGGAGACCAGCTTTTCAAACCAGAAAGCCAACGGATCAAAATCTGGTAG
- a CDS encoding thymidine kinase gives MAKLYFYYAAMNAGKSTTLLQAAHNYEERGMNVLLYTPVIDDRDGSGKICSRLGLTRPAIAFDSNFDLFTDVAGRLKESPIGCMFVDEAQFMSSRQVLQVSLVADRLGVPVLCYGLRTDFKGEPFEGSKYLLAWADELGEIKTICHSGKKATMNARLDEEGNRVWEGEQISIGHHYVALSRKEFRLDKVSPVGYHIDEQS, from the coding sequence ATGGCTAAACTCTATTTTTACTACGCGGCCATGAATGCCGGCAAAAGCACCACGCTCTTGCAAGCGGCCCACAACTACGAAGAACGCGGCATGAACGTCCTGCTGTATACGCCCGTGATCGACGATCGCGACGGCAGCGGAAAAATTTGTTCGCGACTGGGACTGACGCGACCGGCGATTGCCTTTGATTCGAACTTCGATCTGTTCACCGACGTGGCAGGGCGGCTCAAAGAATCTCCGATTGGCTGCATGTTCGTCGACGAAGCCCAATTCATGTCGTCTAGGCAGGTGCTGCAAGTGTCACTGGTCGCCGATCGATTGGGCGTTCCAGTGCTGTGCTACGGTCTGCGGACGGATTTCAAGGGCGAGCCGTTCGAGGGCAGCAAATATTTGCTCGCGTGGGCCGATGAGTTGGGCGAGATCAAAACGATTTGCCATAGCGGCAAGAAAGCCACGATGAACGCGAGGCTGGATGAAGAAGGCAACCGAGTTTGGGAAGGTGAGCAGATTTCGATTGGTCACCACTACGTCGCGCTAAGCCGCAAAGAGTTTCGTCTGGACAAGGTTTCGCCGGTTGGCTATCACATCGACGAGCAGTCCTAA
- a CDS encoding alpha/beta hydrolase family protein → MPVRRVQFDSVSAGAAPTSLAGIFDLPDESPVATAVFAHCFTCTKDIKAIARISRLLSRHGIAVLRFDFRGLGGSKGVFADSNFLTNQDDIRAAVAFMSNEIAPPQLLIGHSLGGAAMMATAPEFQSARGLVTLAAPSDTTHLVQTLLRLNPAIGTEGQGDVVIGGMTHHVKQQMLDVLQNFDLPAAIKKLTLPHLIFHSKVDQTVAIEHAHNLQDWTGGPNLLITLGDSDHLFIENPGDVRMIADFIQAWFSGLPADG, encoded by the coding sequence ATGCCTGTTCGCCGAGTCCAATTCGATTCCGTTTCTGCTGGTGCTGCGCCGACGAGCCTAGCGGGAATTTTTGATCTTCCAGACGAATCACCGGTGGCGACCGCTGTGTTTGCGCACTGTTTTACGTGCACCAAAGACATCAAAGCGATCGCGCGAATCAGCCGTCTGCTTTCGCGGCACGGGATCGCCGTGCTACGTTTTGATTTTCGCGGGCTTGGCGGAAGCAAAGGTGTCTTCGCGGATTCAAACTTTCTGACCAATCAGGACGATATCCGGGCAGCTGTGGCTTTCATGAGCAACGAAATCGCGCCACCGCAATTGCTGATCGGACACTCGCTGGGAGGAGCGGCCATGATGGCGACGGCTCCCGAATTCCAATCAGCTCGTGGGCTGGTGACGCTGGCGGCGCCTTCTGACACAACGCATCTTGTACAAACTTTGCTGCGACTGAATCCGGCGATTGGAACTGAAGGGCAGGGCGATGTCGTGATTGGTGGGATGACGCATCATGTGAAGCAACAGATGCTTGACGTGTTGCAGAATTTCGATCTTCCGGCGGCGATCAAAAAGCTGACGCTTCCCCATCTGATCTTTCATTCGAAAGTTGATCAAACGGTGGCGATTGAACATGCTCACAATTTACAGGACTGGACCGGCGGGCCGAATTTGCTGATTACGCTTGGCGATTCGGACCACCTGTTCATCGAAAATCCTGGTGACGTTAGAATGATCGCCGACTTCATACAGGCATGGTTTTCAGGGCTTCCAGCGGATGGCTAA
- a CDS encoding PIG-L family deacetylase: MNNEQLDVIAVGAHPDDCEIGCGGTIAKLAKQGLRVGIIDLTDGEPTPLCDDPAIRVAEAQAAAEKLGAVKRIILELPNRRLFDSFEARVELAKQFRIYRPKLVLGIGGKTPLASPDHWQAMQITDAAIFYSRLTKWDEQFDNLPVHRISRQLYYSLLFNGDFSGVGPKQIVHDISDTFDAKMDSIRCYATQFPPEKQSVFERVEHIAKSCGLAAGFAAGEVLTSPSPIASQNLFETLMLN, translated from the coding sequence ATGAACAACGAACAACTGGATGTCATCGCCGTCGGAGCCCATCCTGACGATTGCGAAATTGGGTGCGGAGGCACGATTGCGAAGCTTGCAAAACAGGGCCTTCGCGTCGGCATTATCGATTTGACGGATGGCGAACCAACGCCTTTGTGCGACGATCCTGCGATCCGGGTCGCCGAAGCACAGGCTGCTGCCGAAAAACTGGGTGCCGTCAAACGGATTATCCTCGAACTTCCCAATCGGCGGCTGTTCGATTCCTTTGAAGCCCGAGTCGAGCTGGCGAAACAGTTTCGCATCTACCGCCCGAAACTTGTCCTCGGAATCGGTGGCAAGACTCCTTTGGCTTCGCCGGATCACTGGCAAGCCATGCAAATCACCGACGCGGCGATCTTTTACAGTCGGCTCACGAAGTGGGATGAGCAATTCGACAACCTTCCCGTGCATCGAATTAGCCGACAGCTCTATTATTCGCTGTTGTTCAATGGCGATTTTTCTGGCGTCGGGCCCAAGCAGATTGTCCACGACATCTCGGATACCTTTGACGCCAAAATGGATTCCATTCGCTGCTACGCGACCCAGTTTCCACCGGAAAAGCAGAGCGTGTTTGAGCGTGTTGAACACATTGCCAAATCCTGTGGGCTGGCTGCCGGATTTGCGGCAGGAGAAGTACTGACATCGCCCAGTCCAATCGCTTCGCAAAATCTGTTTGAAACCCTGATGCTGAACTGA